In a genomic window of Bombina bombina isolate aBomBom1 chromosome 8, aBomBom1.pri, whole genome shotgun sequence:
- the LOC128638275 gene encoding sodium/potassium-transporting ATPase subunit gamma-like isoform X1 — MITQNTFVLVLLSLAGCAGTSVTSDKFYYDYNSLRIGGLVFAGCMLAIGVGVFLSDFKFFKSRKLAPATLQQNITHDMK; from the exons AATACGTTCGTTTTAGTGCTCCTGAGTCTGGCTGGGTGTGCAG gaaCTTCTGTAACCAGTGACAAATTTTATTACG ATTACAACTCTCTTCGCATTGGGGGACTGGTCTTTGCTGGATGTATGCTGGCGATTGGAGTGGGCGTGTTCCTCT CCGATTTCAAATTTTTTAAATCCAGAAAATTAGCACCAGCAACTCTACAACAGAATATAACACAT GACATGAAATAA
- the LOC128638275 gene encoding FXYD domain-containing ion transport regulator 6-like isoform X2 produces MITQNTFVLVLLSLAGCAGTSVTSDKFYYDYNSLRIGGLVFAGCMLAIGVGVFLSDFKFFKSRKLAPATLQQNITH; encoded by the exons AATACGTTCGTTTTAGTGCTCCTGAGTCTGGCTGGGTGTGCAG gaaCTTCTGTAACCAGTGACAAATTTTATTACG ATTACAACTCTCTTCGCATTGGGGGACTGGTCTTTGCTGGATGTATGCTGGCGATTGGAGTGGGCGTGTTCCTCT CCGATTTCAAATTTTTTAAATCCAGAAAATTAGCACCAGCAACTCTACAACAGAATATAACACAT TAG